A genome region from Erigeron canadensis isolate Cc75 chromosome 3, C_canadensis_v1, whole genome shotgun sequence includes the following:
- the LOC122590574 gene encoding DEAD-box ATP-dependent RNA helicase 21-like: protein MRVDQHWSEKKLGKMTDKDWRIFREDFNISYKGSKIPRPMRSWAESGLSDLCPQLLKAVVDRAGYKTPSPIQMAAIPLGLEQRDVIGVAQTGSGKTAAFVIPMLTYITRLPPITERAEGGPYAVVLAPTRELAQQIEKETVKFAHYLGIKVVSVVGGQSIEEQGFKISQGCEVVIATPGRLLDCLERRYAVLNQCNYVVLDEADRMIDMGFEPQVVGVLDAMPSTNFKPENEDEELDEKKIYRTTCMFSATMPAAVERLATKYLRNPVVVTVGTAGKATDLVTQHVIMVKESEKMPRLQRLLDELVDKTAIVFVNTRISADRVSKTLEKAGYRATTFHAGKSQEQREIRLEAFRTKRFNILVATNIAGRGIDIPDVAHVINYDMPETIADYTHRIGRTGRAGKTGTATTFLTLQDSKVFYDLKRMLIDSNSYVPLELARHEASKFKSSSIPDRPPRRLHGVWA from the coding sequence ATGCGAGTTGATCAGCATTGGTCTGAGAAGAAGCTGGGAAAGATGACTGATAAAGATTGGAGGATTTTTCGGGAGGATTTTAATATATCGTATAAGGGCTCCAAGATTCCGAGACCTATGAGGAGTTGGGCTGAGAGTGGGTTGAGTGACTTGTGTCCCCAGCTTTTGAAAGCTGTGGTGGATAGGGCCGGTTACAAGACGCCGTCTCCTATTCAGATGGCTGCCATTCCGCTTGGTCTTGAGCAGCGTGATGTTATCGGGGTTGCACAGACTGGCTCGGGTAAAACTGCTGCTTTTGTGATTCCTATGTTGACTTATATAACTAGGTTGCCTCCTATTACTGAAAGGGCTGAGGGGGGGCCTTATGCGGTTGTTTTGGCACCTACTAGAGAACTTGCACAGCAGATTGAGAAAGAGACTGTTAAGTTTGCTCATTATTTAGGTATTAAAGTCGTCTCCGTAGTTGGTGGCCAGTCGATTGAGGAACAAGGGTTTAAGATTAGCCAAGGGTGTGAGGTTGTCATTGCTACCCCCGGTCGTTTGCTTGATTGTTTGGAGAGGCGGTATGCTGTTTTGAATCAGTGCAACTATGTTGTCCTTGATGAGGCTGACCGTATGATTGACATGGGTTTCGAGCCACAAGTTGTGGGTGTTCTTGATGCAATGCCATCAACTAACTTCAAACCGGAGAATGAAGATGAAGAGCTCGATGAGAAGAAGATATATAGAACCACTTGTATGTTTAGTGCTACTATGCCTGCTGCTGTGGAGAGGCTAGCTACAAAGTACTTGAGGAACCCTGTTGTGGTTACGGTTGGAACTGCAGGGAAGGCTACTGATCTCGTTACTCAACATGTTATCATGGTGAAGGAATCGGAGAAAATGCCTAGGCTGCAAAGATTgctggatgaacttgtggatAAGACCGCCATTGTGTTTGTAAACACTAGAATATCTGCTGATCGTGTGTCCAAGACTTTGGAAAAGGCGGGTTACCGTGCTACAACTTTTCACGCTGGCAAGTCACAAGAGCAAAGAGAAATCCGTCTTGAAGCCTTCAGGACTAAAAGATTTAATATTTTAGTTGCCACCAATATTGCAGGACGTGGGATTGATATACCGGATGTGGCTCATGTTATAAACTACGATATGCCAGAGACTATTGCAGATTATACTCATCGTATAGGACGTACAGGGCGTGCTGGGAAGACGGGCACAGCTACAACATTCTTGACTCTTCAAGATTCTAAGGTTTTTTATGATCTCAAGCGGATGCTTATAGATAGCAATAGTTATGTGCCTCTTGAACTTGCTAGACATGAGGCTTCTAAGTTCAAGTCCTCATCGATTCCTGATAGACCACCTAGAAGACTACACGGTGTTTGGGCATAA